From one Bordetella genomosp. 9 genomic stretch:
- a CDS encoding HIT family protein, with translation MTTLLPDCPLCQQHGGTLLWQGTHMRVVEVDDADYPGYTRVIWNSHIPEMTSLSRHGRELMMEAVWRIEETQREILRPDKINVASLGNMVPHLHWHVIPRWRGDRHFPDAVWAAPRIAPGQEPPEWTPRMQAIRSVMRRYQDRLLETLNALPRH, from the coding sequence ATGACGACTCTGCTTCCCGACTGTCCGCTATGCCAGCAGCACGGCGGCACGCTGCTGTGGCAAGGCACCCACATGCGCGTGGTGGAGGTCGACGACGCCGATTATCCCGGCTATACCCGGGTCATCTGGAATTCGCACATTCCGGAGATGACCAGCCTGTCGCGCCATGGCCGCGAACTGATGATGGAAGCGGTCTGGCGCATAGAGGAAACGCAGCGCGAAATCCTGCGCCCGGACAAGATCAACGTGGCGTCGCTGGGCAATATGGTGCCGCATCTGCACTGGCACGTGATCCCGCGCTGGCGCGGCGACCGGCATTTTCCCGACGCCGTGTGGGCGGCGCCGCGTATCGCGCCGGGCCAGGAACCGCCCGAATGGACGCCGCGCATGCAGGCCATCCGGTCCGTGATGCGCCGCTACCAGGACCGCCTGCTGGAAACCCTGAATGCACTGCCGCGCCACTGA
- a CDS encoding STY0301 family protein, translating to MNTRLSAFSLPTLLAALGLMAAAPACLAARPINTPCPGTLELTQTPVNTPGGWSVMPDPRRDTDHRLQGITFFAGDPRNMVALAPDTEKRSTRGYASTWHFHPDEQGYWIGCSYTDTNLLAVRKLADNISQCDMMQYLADRRRPGGAVEVVCY from the coding sequence ATGAACACTCGCCTTTCCGCCTTCTCTCTTCCTACGCTGCTGGCCGCGCTGGGACTGATGGCCGCCGCGCCGGCGTGCCTGGCCGCGCGGCCCATCAACACGCCCTGCCCCGGCACCCTGGAGCTGACGCAGACGCCGGTCAACACGCCGGGGGGCTGGTCGGTCATGCCCGATCCGCGCCGCGACACGGACCACCGCCTGCAGGGCATCACCTTTTTCGCCGGCGATCCGCGCAATATGGTGGCGCTGGCGCCCGATACCGAAAAACGATCGACGCGCGGCTACGCATCCACCTGGCATTTCCATCCGGACGAACAGGGCTACTGGATAGGCTGCAGCTACACCGATACCAATCTGCTAGCGGTGCGCAAGCTGGCGGACAACATCAGCCAATGCGACATGATGCAATACCTGGCCGACCGCCGCCGTCCGGGCGGTGCCGTGGAAGTGGTGTGCTACTGA
- a CDS encoding uracil-DNA glycosylase, which produces MENRLRTPLSRLLAQLPPDWAPALATPAAARVLPELCGHVDSRVDAGVTVYPHAPFRVLELLRPRDVKVVILGQDPYHGPGQAQGLAFSVPDACKRPPSLRNIFKEIAAEYPDKGIPAGNDLTPWVEQGVLLLNTSLTVEDGQPASHAKRGWEAITDALIELVARQPQPKVFMLWGAHAQSKQALLPANHNTLVLMANHPSPLSASRPPVPFLGCGHFRRANEWLLTHEQEIVDWGLPEKTLASQQAFRL; this is translated from the coding sequence ATGGAAAACCGCCTGCGCACACCTCTTTCGCGATTGCTTGCCCAACTGCCGCCGGATTGGGCCCCCGCTTTGGCGACGCCCGCCGCGGCGCGCGTCCTGCCGGAGCTCTGCGGACACGTCGACAGCCGCGTGGACGCGGGCGTCACGGTTTATCCGCACGCGCCCTTCCGCGTCCTGGAGCTGCTGCGCCCGCGCGACGTCAAGGTCGTGATCCTGGGCCAGGACCCCTACCACGGGCCCGGACAGGCGCAGGGGCTCGCGTTTTCCGTGCCGGACGCCTGCAAGCGGCCGCCCAGCCTGCGCAATATCTTCAAGGAAATCGCCGCCGAGTATCCCGACAAGGGCATACCGGCGGGCAATGACCTGACGCCCTGGGTCGAACAGGGCGTACTGCTGCTGAACACGTCGCTGACGGTGGAAGACGGCCAGCCGGCCTCGCACGCCAAACGCGGTTGGGAAGCGATCACCGATGCCCTGATCGAACTGGTGGCCCGGCAGCCGCAGCCCAAGGTGTTCATGCTGTGGGGCGCGCACGCGCAGTCCAAGCAGGCACTGTTGCCGGCGAACCACAACACCCTGGTACTGATGGCGAACCATCCGTCACCGCTTTCGGCGTCTCGGCCGCCCGTGCCTTTCCTGGGTTGCGGCCATTTCCGCCGCGCCAACGAGTGGCTTCTGACGCATGAGCAGGAAATTGTCGATTGGGGTTTGCCCGAGAAAACACTGGCGTCACAGCAGGCATTCAGGTTATGA
- a CDS encoding DEAD/DEAH box helicase: protein MSFESLGLEPTLLSAVQEAGFDTPTSVQAAAIPQAIAGQDLMVSSQTGSGKTAAFMLPALNRIAKMPANKGTGVQVLVLTPTRELALQVNDATRQYGKNLRDLRTATVVGGMPYGAQLKALSRRVDVLVATPGRLLDHLQAGRVKLNTVHTLVLDEADRMLDMGFIEDIETIVGRLPADRQTLLFSATLDGTVAKLAAKMMREPQRIEIAGAKEKHSNITQSLLYADDAAHKMQLLDHVLRDTALDQAIVFTATKRGADDLADRLSDQGFAAAALHGDMNQRQRTRTLSMLQKRQLKVLVATDVAARGIDVQGISHAVNFDLPMQAEDYVHRIGRTGRAGRDGLAFTLATHAERHKVRRIEHFIGQTLTPQIIAGLEPKRTARPAYERSGTGKPGFGKRPFNRDSRGGFGARPFDGPRREFREGAGPQRELSGDRPQRAWRDGPRPVRPEGEARPFRAEGEARPFRAEGDRRPADRGFQRNDQGYRGEGAARKTERSGDEGGFRAERGFRQGDRPQRPEGAFRSAPRSEAGMRADKAAREGNHAGRTTEGYARPTGRPAFDKGASRSGKPFKPAYAGRRD from the coding sequence ATGTCTTTCGAATCCCTGGGACTCGAGCCCACCCTGTTGTCCGCCGTTCAAGAAGCGGGCTTCGATACCCCCACTTCCGTCCAGGCCGCCGCCATTCCTCAGGCCATCGCCGGCCAGGACCTGATGGTGTCGTCGCAGACCGGCAGCGGCAAGACCGCGGCCTTCATGCTGCCGGCCCTGAACCGCATCGCCAAGATGCCCGCCAACAAGGGCACCGGCGTGCAGGTGCTGGTGCTGACCCCCACGCGCGAACTGGCGCTGCAGGTCAATGACGCCACGCGCCAGTACGGCAAGAACCTGCGCGACCTGCGCACCGCGACCGTGGTGGGCGGCATGCCCTACGGCGCGCAGTTGAAGGCGCTGTCGCGCCGCGTCGACGTGCTGGTCGCCACCCCGGGCCGCCTGCTGGACCACCTGCAGGCCGGCCGCGTCAAGCTGAACACCGTGCACACCCTGGTGCTGGACGAAGCCGACCGCATGCTGGACATGGGCTTCATCGAGGACATCGAGACCATCGTCGGCCGCCTGCCGGCCGATCGCCAGACGCTGCTGTTCTCGGCCACGCTGGACGGCACGGTCGCCAAGCTGGCGGCCAAGATGATGCGCGAACCGCAGCGCATCGAGATCGCCGGCGCCAAGGAAAAGCATTCCAACATCACCCAGAGCCTGCTGTACGCGGACGACGCCGCGCACAAGATGCAGCTGCTGGACCACGTCCTGCGCGACACGGCGCTGGACCAGGCCATCGTTTTCACCGCCACCAAGCGCGGCGCGGACGATCTGGCCGACCGCCTGTCCGACCAGGGTTTCGCGGCGGCGGCGCTGCATGGCGACATGAACCAGCGCCAGCGCACCCGCACCCTGAGCATGCTGCAGAAGCGCCAATTGAAGGTGCTGGTCGCCACCGACGTGGCCGCGCGCGGCATCGACGTGCAGGGCATCAGCCACGCCGTGAACTTCGACCTGCCCATGCAGGCGGAAGACTATGTGCACCGCATCGGCCGCACCGGCCGCGCGGGCCGCGACGGCCTGGCCTTTACGCTGGCCACGCATGCGGAACGCCACAAGGTGCGCCGCATCGAGCACTTCATCGGCCAGACGCTGACGCCGCAGATCATCGCCGGCCTGGAACCCAAGCGCACGGCGCGTCCTGCGTACGAGCGTTCCGGTACCGGCAAACCGGGCTTCGGCAAGCGTCCGTTCAATCGCGACAGCCGCGGCGGTTTTGGCGCCCGGCCCTTCGATGGTCCCCGCCGCGAGTTCCGCGAAGGCGCGGGCCCGCAACGTGAGCTGTCCGGCGATCGTCCGCAGCGCGCCTGGCGCGACGGGCCCCGTCCCGTCCGCCCCGAAGGCGAAGCGCGCCCCTTCCGTGCGGAAGGCGAAGCCCGTCCTTTCCGTGCCGAAGGCGATCGGCGTCCCGCCGACCGCGGCTTCCAGCGCAATGACCAGGGTTACCGCGGCGAAGGCGCTGCCCGCAAGACCGAACGCAGCGGTGACGAAGGCGGTTTCCGCGCCGAGCGCGGCTTCCGCCAAGGCGACCGTCCCCAGCGTCCCGAAGGCGCTTTCCGCTCCGCCCCGCGGTCGGAAGCCGGCATGCGCGCCGACAAGGCCGCCCGCGAAGGCAATCATGCGGGCCGCACCACGGAAGGCTATGCCCGCCCCACCGGCAGGCCGGCCTTCGACAAGGGCGCCAGCCGTTCAGGCAAGCCCTTCAAGCCGGCCTACGCCGGCCGCCGGGACTGA
- a CDS encoding class I SAM-dependent methyltransferase, translating into MPQTFPPPLDDASQAHTARMAAHLRAAIAQAGGWLSFEHWMAEALYAPGLGYYAAGSVKLAEAGTGSGSGAPPAGDFVTAPELTPLFGQTLAMQAAQVLRQTGTNTILEFGAGTGALAEQVLAALDAEGLDARYQIVEVSADLRARQQARLAAHGDRVSWLDRLPDAFEGCVLANEVLDAMPVQVFRWDETGALLERGVVVTPEDGFAWADRPAPPRLAEVMAQRMPPLEGYVSEANLQGEAWVRGMGQWLRRGVALLIDYGFPRHEYYHPQRAAGTLMCHLRHHSHADPFLAPGLQDITAHVDFTAMADAALSGGLDVLGYLSQARFLVNAGLMERLATLDSNDAANYARTVAPVQKLVSEAEMGELFKVLAVGRDVDPPLIGFRRGDRRAML; encoded by the coding sequence ATGCCCCAGACTTTCCCGCCCCCCTTGGATGACGCATCGCAAGCCCATACCGCCCGCATGGCCGCGCATCTGCGCGCCGCGATCGCGCAGGCGGGCGGCTGGCTGTCCTTCGAGCACTGGATGGCGGAAGCGCTGTACGCGCCCGGGCTGGGCTATTACGCGGCGGGCAGCGTCAAGCTGGCCGAAGCCGGGACCGGATCCGGATCCGGCGCGCCGCCGGCGGGCGATTTCGTCACCGCGCCTGAGCTGACGCCGCTTTTCGGCCAGACCCTGGCGATGCAGGCGGCGCAGGTATTGCGCCAGACCGGCACGAACACCATCCTGGAGTTCGGCGCGGGCACCGGCGCGCTGGCCGAGCAGGTGCTGGCGGCCCTGGACGCGGAAGGCCTGGATGCGCGCTACCAGATCGTCGAGGTATCCGCGGACCTGCGCGCGCGCCAGCAGGCCCGGCTGGCCGCGCACGGCGATCGCGTCAGTTGGCTGGACCGCCTGCCCGATGCCTTCGAAGGCTGCGTATTGGCGAATGAGGTCCTCGACGCCATGCCGGTGCAGGTCTTCCGCTGGGATGAAACGGGCGCCCTGCTGGAACGGGGGGTCGTGGTGACTCCGGAAGATGGCTTCGCCTGGGCGGACCGGCCCGCGCCGCCACGGCTCGCGGAAGTCATGGCGCAGCGCATGCCGCCGCTGGAAGGCTATGTGTCTGAGGCCAACCTGCAGGGCGAGGCCTGGGTGCGCGGCATGGGGCAATGGCTGCGGCGCGGCGTGGCGCTGTTGATCGATTACGGCTTTCCGCGCCACGAGTACTACCACCCGCAGCGCGCCGCCGGCACGCTGATGTGCCACCTGCGGCATCACTCGCATGCCGATCCCTTCCTGGCGCCTGGATTGCAGGACATCACCGCGCACGTGGACTTCACCGCCATGGCGGATGCCGCCTTATCGGGTGGGCTCGATGTGCTGGGCTATCTGTCGCAGGCGCGCTTCCTGGTGAACGCGGGCCTGATGGAACGGCTGGCGACGCTGGACAGCAATGACGCCGCGAACTACGCGCGCACGGTCGCGCCGGTGCAGAAGCTGGTCTCGGAAGCCGAGATGGGTGAACTGTTCAAGGTGCTGGCGGTGGGCCGCGACGTCGATCCGCCGCTGATCGGCTTCCGCCGTGGCGACCGGCGCGCCATGCTGTAA
- a CDS encoding CCA tRNA nucleotidyltransferase (catalyzes the addition and repair of the 3'-terminal CCA sequence in tRNA; these proteins belong to the CCA-adding enzyme subfamily 2 which does not have phosphohydrolase activity): MTDPVLGGLRAYIVGGAVRDELLGLPAGDRDWVVVGATPEAMMRRGFTPVGGDFPVFLHPVTHEEYALARTERKSGRGYKGFTFYTGSDVTLEDDLARRDLTVNAIARDADGQLIDPLGGVRDVHARVLRHIGDAFAEDPVRILRLARFAARFGDFSVAPETLALCRAMVDAGEADALVPERVWKELSRGLMAGHPARMMDVLEQAGALPRVLPGLHLDDRVKADLDEAARRGLPLAARYALLCLDSPQRADLSARLRVPTDCADHARLLPLVLDGLAAPAAANGADGADASADAEAMLALMERCDALRKPGRFLDLLRAADVRVAVDQAAWRAALEAIQGIDAGAIARQHTGDPTRIKQALRDARLRALRKS; the protein is encoded by the coding sequence ATGACCGACCCCGTGCTGGGCGGCTTGCGGGCCTACATCGTCGGCGGCGCCGTGCGCGACGAACTGCTGGGCCTGCCGGCGGGCGACCGCGATTGGGTGGTGGTGGGCGCCACGCCGGAAGCGATGATGCGGCGCGGCTTCACGCCGGTGGGCGGGGATTTTCCGGTTTTCCTGCATCCCGTCACGCACGAGGAATATGCCTTGGCGCGCACCGAGCGCAAGTCCGGGCGCGGGTACAAGGGATTCACCTTCTACACCGGCAGCGACGTCACGCTGGAAGACGACCTGGCGCGGCGCGACCTGACGGTCAATGCGATTGCCCGCGATGCCGACGGCCAACTGATCGACCCCCTGGGGGGCGTGCGCGACGTACATGCGCGCGTACTGCGCCACATCGGCGACGCCTTCGCCGAGGATCCCGTGCGCATACTGCGGCTGGCGCGCTTCGCGGCGCGTTTCGGCGATTTCAGCGTGGCGCCGGAGACCCTGGCGCTGTGCCGCGCCATGGTCGACGCGGGCGAGGCCGACGCCCTGGTGCCGGAACGCGTATGGAAGGAGTTGTCGCGCGGGCTGATGGCCGGACATCCCGCCAGGATGATGGACGTACTGGAGCAGGCGGGCGCCTTGCCTCGCGTCCTGCCGGGCTTGCACCTGGACGACCGGGTCAAGGCCGACCTGGACGAAGCCGCCCGGCGCGGGCTGCCGCTGGCCGCGCGTTACGCGCTGCTGTGCCTGGACTCGCCGCAACGCGCCGATCTGTCGGCGCGGCTACGCGTTCCCACTGACTGCGCGGATCATGCGCGGCTGCTGCCGCTGGTGCTGGATGGATTGGCCGCGCCGGCCGCCGCCAATGGTGCCGACGGTGCCGATGCCAGCGCCGATGCCGAGGCGATGCTGGCGCTGATGGAGCGTTGCGACGCCTTGCGCAAGCCCGGACGCTTCCTGGACCTGCTGCGCGCGGCGGACGTGCGCGTGGCGGTGGACCAGGCGGCATGGCGTGCCGCGCTCGAGGCGATCCAGGGCATCGACGCGGGCGCGATCGCCCGGCAACACACGGGCGATCCCACGCGCATCAAGCAGGCGCTGCGCGACGCGCGGCTGCGCGCGCTGCGCAAGTCCTGA
- a CDS encoding transglycosylase SLT domain-containing protein, translating to MMRRREGGRYQKSPGVDAARLLGRALPLLGLLTSACAPVDAQQHAPQAQLAPGLADGVPGSGSPAALATAPVTSLANDPTASAQPEQVSLLTTDPLTPARQAVITARDAMTRKQWSALAVVVPQAREDVLGMYPEYWLLRYQVWNMPRAQWPVDQLRRFIERNPDAYLADKLRADWLLAAARSGDYDTVNKLAPVKNGNAQTECAAMEARYMTGRKVSAADALRAFAPGAWCWSLYDDLVANRVLGWNDLQPRFRDAIEDNKLTDARKYVGYLFEPPDQKTYDAMMKDPMKWLVRQPRTLRTPAETELVTIALARLARGNLDVADSYVRREWAKSLPRQDLAWVRAQLALVAVLNQDPRAHDWYVEAGHIRLTQYNEEWKVRAALRQQRIDWKWVVASIEAMSPEARDEPAWIYWHARGLAALGRREQAQREYDQIAGKFNFYGQLAAEELGRAITVPPRAPQPSTQEMAQARANQGLQRAIALFRLGWRGDAVPEWNFALRGMDDRQLLAAAELARRENIYDRVVNTSERTEKEFDFTQRYIAPFEGRVAAKASQVALDPAWVYGLIRQESRFIMDARSSVGASGLMQLMPGTAKWVAGKIGLSNFTPGQVNDFDTNTLLGTSYLSMVLQDVDGSQVLASAGYNAGPRRPIRWRASLTHPVEGAIFAETIPFTETRTYVKNVMANATYYAALFTGQPQSLKQRLGQIGPQPAERTDLP from the coding sequence CTGATGCGTAGGCGGGAAGGGGGACGTTATCAGAAATCGCCGGGGGTGGATGCCGCGCGCCTGCTGGGCCGCGCCTTGCCGCTGCTGGGATTGCTGACGTCCGCGTGCGCGCCCGTGGACGCGCAGCAGCACGCCCCGCAGGCGCAGCTCGCGCCCGGCCTGGCCGACGGCGTCCCGGGCAGCGGATCGCCCGCCGCGCTGGCCACCGCGCCGGTCACCAGCCTGGCGAACGATCCGACCGCCAGCGCGCAACCGGAACAGGTCTCGCTGCTGACCACCGACCCGCTGACGCCGGCGCGGCAGGCGGTGATCACCGCGCGCGATGCCATGACGCGCAAGCAATGGTCGGCGCTGGCCGTGGTGGTGCCGCAGGCGCGCGAGGACGTGCTGGGCATGTATCCCGAGTATTGGCTGCTGCGCTATCAGGTGTGGAATATGCCGCGCGCGCAGTGGCCGGTGGACCAGCTGCGCCGCTTCATCGAACGCAACCCGGACGCCTACCTGGCGGACAAGCTGCGGGCGGACTGGCTGCTGGCGGCCGCGCGCTCGGGCGATTACGACACCGTCAACAAGCTGGCGCCCGTCAAGAACGGCAATGCGCAGACCGAGTGCGCCGCAATGGAAGCGCGCTACATGACGGGCCGCAAGGTCAGCGCGGCCGATGCGCTGCGGGCCTTCGCGCCGGGCGCCTGGTGCTGGTCGCTCTACGACGACCTGGTCGCCAACCGCGTCCTGGGCTGGAACGACCTGCAGCCCCGGTTCCGCGACGCCATCGAAGACAACAAGCTGACCGACGCGCGCAAGTACGTGGGCTATCTGTTCGAACCGCCGGACCAGAAAACCTACGACGCGATGATGAAGGATCCCATGAAATGGCTGGTGCGCCAGCCGCGGACCCTGCGCACGCCGGCGGAAACCGAGCTGGTCACCATCGCGCTGGCCCGCCTGGCGCGCGGCAACCTGGATGTCGCGGATTCCTATGTGCGGCGCGAATGGGCCAAGAGCCTGCCGCGCCAGGACCTGGCCTGGGTGCGCGCGCAGCTGGCGCTGGTCGCGGTGCTGAACCAGGACCCGCGCGCTCACGACTGGTATGTCGAGGCGGGCCACATCCGCCTGACGCAATACAACGAGGAATGGAAGGTGCGCGCCGCGCTCAGGCAGCAGCGCATCGACTGGAAGTGGGTCGTCGCGTCGATCGAGGCCATGTCGCCGGAAGCGCGCGACGAACCGGCCTGGATCTACTGGCATGCGCGCGGCCTGGCCGCGCTGGGCCGCCGCGAACAGGCGCAGCGCGAGTACGACCAGATCGCCGGCAAGTTCAATTTCTATGGCCAGCTGGCGGCGGAAGAACTGGGCCGCGCCATCACCGTACCGCCGCGCGCGCCGCAGCCCAGCACGCAGGAAATGGCGCAGGCGCGCGCCAACCAGGGCCTGCAGCGCGCCATCGCGCTGTTCCGCCTGGGCTGGCGCGGCGACGCCGTGCCCGAGTGGAATTTCGCGTTGCGCGGCATGGACGACCGCCAGCTGCTGGCGGCCGCCGAACTGGCGCGCCGCGAGAATATCTACGATCGCGTGGTGAATACGTCGGAGCGCACCGAAAAGGAATTCGACTTCACGCAGCGCTACATCGCACCCTTCGAAGGACGCGTGGCGGCCAAGGCCAGCCAGGTGGCGCTGGATCCGGCCTGGGTGTATGGCCTGATCCGCCAGGAGTCGCGCTTCATCATGGACGCGCGGTCCTCCGTCGGTGCGTCGGGCCTGATGCAGCTGATGCCGGGCACCGCGAAATGGGTCGCCGGCAAGATCGGCCTGAGCAATTTCACGCCGGGGCAGGTCAACGACTTCGACACCAATACGCTGCTGGGCACGTCCTACCTGAGCATGGTGCTGCAGGACGTGGATGGCTCGCAGGTGCTGGCCAGCGCAGGCTACAACGCCGGGCCGCGCCGGCCGATCCGCTGGCGCGCGTCGCTGACGCATCCGGTGGAAGGCGCGATCTTCGCCGAAACCATACCCTTCACCGAAACGCGCACCTATGTGAAGAACGTCATGGCCAACGCCACGTACTACGCGGCGCTGTTCACCGGCCAGCCGCAGTCGCTCAAACAGCGCCTGGGCCAGATCGGGCCGCAGCCGGCGGAACGGACGGACCTGCCGTGA
- a CDS encoding 5-formyltetrahydrofolate cyclo-ligase gives MTTKNMTKDNAVALRKRLRDARASLNDAQRQRGGLLMRGRLYTWVGLARDAARKAGRPELSVIAAYWPLADEPDLRPLLSQWVEAGITVALPVVRGPDQPLEFLPWTPDAPMREGAYGIAEPAAGAAVIPELVLVPTLGYTGQADRVGYGGGYYDRTLAALKAAGHACTTIGVAWTTGRLEDTHVPEPHDVRLDAILTPDGWVPKAP, from the coding sequence ATGACTACGAAAAATATGACAAAGGATAACGCAGTCGCGCTGCGCAAGCGATTGCGCGACGCCCGCGCATCGTTGAACGATGCGCAGCGCCAACGCGGCGGGCTGCTCATGCGGGGCCGGCTCTACACCTGGGTGGGGCTGGCGCGCGACGCGGCACGCAAGGCGGGTCGGCCCGAACTATCGGTCATCGCGGCGTACTGGCCGCTGGCGGACGAGCCCGACCTGCGGCCCCTGCTCAGCCAGTGGGTGGAAGCCGGCATCACGGTCGCCCTGCCGGTGGTGCGCGGTCCGGACCAGCCGCTGGAATTCCTGCCGTGGACGCCCGATGCGCCCATGCGCGAAGGCGCCTACGGCATCGCCGAACCCGCGGCCGGCGCCGCCGTGATCCCGGAGCTGGTCCTGGTGCCCACGCTGGGCTATACCGGACAGGCCGACCGGGTGGGCTATGGCGGCGGCTATTACGACCGCACGCTGGCGGCCCTGAAGGCGGCCGGACATGCCTGCACCACCATCGGCGTCGCCTGGACCACGGGCCGCCTGGAAGACACCCATGTTCCCGAACCGCACGACGTCCGCCTGGACGCCATCCTGACGCCGGACGGCTGGGTGCCGAAGGCGCCCTGA
- a CDS encoding circularly permuted type 2 ATP-grasp protein produces the protein MYDSQGGVRQHYSALQQWLATQTDEVMAARRLEADFNFRRVGITFSVAGDDAGTERLIPFDLIPRIIPADEWRELDAGLKQRVRALNMFIHDIYHGHDIVRAGIVPAEQVFLNSQYRPEMQDVDVAENIYCHIAGVDVVRAGAGAFYVLEDNLRVPSGVSYMLENRKMSMRLLPDAFSRLKVGPVAHYPDLLLDNLREVAPRGNDDPTVVVLTPGMYNSAYFEHAFLAQQMGVELVEGRDLFVDHNTVYMRTTRGPRRVDVIYRRVDDDFLDPLSFRADSALGVPGLLSVYRAGRITLANAIGTGIADDKSTYLYVPDMIRFYLGEEPILQNVPTWRCARPDELSHVLANMHELVVKEVHGAGGYGMLVGPASTRAQVDAFRERVRANPAAYIAQPTLALSTVPTYVESGVAPRHVDLRPYVLCGKEIHTVPGGLCRVALTEGSLVVNSSQGGGTKDTWVLEE, from the coding sequence ATGTACGACAGCCAGGGCGGGGTGCGCCAGCACTACAGCGCCCTGCAACAGTGGCTTGCCACGCAGACCGATGAGGTCATGGCCGCGCGGCGGCTGGAAGCCGACTTCAACTTCCGCCGCGTCGGCATCACGTTTTCCGTGGCCGGCGACGACGCCGGCACCGAAAGGCTGATTCCCTTCGACCTGATTCCCCGCATCATTCCCGCCGACGAATGGCGCGAACTGGATGCCGGGCTGAAGCAGCGCGTGCGCGCGCTGAACATGTTCATCCACGACATCTACCACGGCCACGACATCGTGCGCGCGGGCATCGTGCCGGCGGAACAGGTCTTCCTGAACTCGCAATACCGGCCGGAGATGCAGGACGTCGACGTCGCCGAGAACATCTACTGCCACATCGCCGGCGTGGACGTCGTGCGCGCGGGCGCGGGCGCCTTCTACGTGCTGGAAGACAACCTGCGGGTGCCCTCCGGCGTGTCGTACATGCTGGAGAACCGCAAGATGTCGATGCGGCTCCTGCCCGATGCCTTCAGCCGCCTGAAGGTGGGCCCGGTGGCCCACTATCCCGATCTGCTGCTGGACAACCTGCGCGAGGTCGCGCCGCGCGGCAACGACGATCCCACCGTGGTCGTGCTGACGCCGGGCATGTACAACTCGGCGTATTTCGAGCATGCCTTCCTGGCCCAGCAGATGGGCGTCGAGCTGGTCGAAGGCCGCGACCTGTTTGTCGACCACAACACCGTCTACATGCGCACCACCCGCGGCCCCCGCCGCGTCGATGTGATCTACCGGCGCGTGGACGACGACTTCCTGGATCCGCTGTCGTTCCGCGCCGATTCGGCGCTGGGCGTGCCGGGGCTGCTGTCGGTGTACCGGGCCGGCCGCATCACGCTGGCCAATGCCATCGGCACAGGCATCGCCGACGACAAGTCGACCTATCTCTACGTGCCGGACATGATCCGCTTCTATCTGGGCGAAGAGCCCATCCTGCAGAACGTGCCGACCTGGCGCTGCGCGCGGCCCGACGAGCTGTCGCACGTGCTGGCGAACATGCACGAGCTGGTGGTCAAGGAAGTCCACGGCGCCGGGGGCTACGGCATGCTGGTCGGCCCGGCGTCGACGCGGGCGCAGGTGGATGCCTTCCGCGAACGCGTGCGCGCCAACCCCGCCGCCTATATCGCGCAACCGACCCTGGCCTTGTCCACCGTGCCCACCTATGTGGAAAGCGGCGTCGCGCCGCGCCACGTCGACCTGCGCCCCTACGTGCTGTGCGGCAAGGAAATCCACACCGTGCCGGGCGGCCTGTGCCGCGTGGCGCTGACGGAAGGATCCCTGGTGGTCAACAGCAGCCAGGGCGGCGGCACCAAGGACACCTGGGTGCTGGAGGAATGA